A portion of the Cryptomeria japonica chromosome 5, Sugi_1.0, whole genome shotgun sequence genome contains these proteins:
- the LOC131076646 gene encoding amidase 1-like, translated as MPSSISLIVAHGTRRVGKTVTDELAYNTAGKNKIYGTPKNPAIAQRIPWGCLSGFVVAIITKLVDFSLGTDTDGSVRISATFCGILGFRPSRCSVSTFDVVPMVQSLIETVQTGMLIFPVTMIFELDPNE; from the exons ATGCCTAGCTCTATCTCACTTATTGTCGCTCATGGCACGAGACGTGTTGGCAAAACAGTCACGGATGAGCTTGCATACAACACAGCAGGGAAAAACAAAATCTATGGAACTCCCAAAAACCCAGCTATAGCTCAACGAATCCCTTGGGGATGTTTAAGTGGTTTTGTTGTAGCTATTATAACTAAGCTTGTGGACTTCTCTCTTGGTACTGATACAGATGGAAGCGTGAGAATTTCGGCTACATTCTGTGGCATTTTGGGCTTCCGTCCTTCTCGTTGTTCTGTTTCTACTTTTGATGTTGTGCCAATGGTGCAAAGTTTAATTGAGACT GTTCAGACTGGCATGCTTATTTTTCCTGTCACTATGATATTCGAGTTGGATCCAAATGAATAA